A genomic region of Serratia fonticola contains the following coding sequences:
- a CDS encoding formate hydrogenlyase maturation HycH family protein, with the protein MQDEGKVVFWSLRQKFLDSDDDMPAQAQQVMYYSLAIGHHVGVIDCLNTEMSCPLPQYQTWIERFPEGEAQRKMRGLLTFGEITIDATHTSLLANALAPLADSQPAPFDAWSAKLLNLLAEIEREPAIYLIVKKVL; encoded by the coding sequence ATGCAGGATGAAGGAAAAGTGGTTTTCTGGTCACTGCGGCAAAAATTTCTTGATAGCGACGACGACATGCCCGCCCAGGCACAGCAGGTGATGTATTACTCGCTGGCGATCGGCCATCACGTCGGGGTGATTGATTGCCTGAACACCGAGATGAGCTGCCCATTGCCGCAGTATCAAACCTGGATTGAACGCTTCCCCGAGGGAGAGGCCCAGCGCAAAATGCGCGGTCTGTTGACCTTTGGTGAAATCACCATCGACGCCACGCACACCAGCCTGCTGGCCAATGCGCTGGCCCCCTTGGCCGACAGCCAGCCCGCCCCCTTTGACGCATGGAGTGCCAAACTGCTCAATCTGCTGGCTGAGATTGAGAGAGAGCCTGCCATCTATCTTATTGTGAAAAAAGTCCTATGA
- the hycI gene encoding hydrogenase maturation peptidase HycI, whose product MNLIPHAKPNVVLAVGNSMMGDDGAGPLLAELMEQRPLDGWVAINGGSAPENVVHQVRALRPKRVVVVDATDMGLAPGEIRIVDPDDIAEMFIMSTHNMPLNFMIDQLREDIDEVIFLGIQPDLVAFYFPMTESVTQAVQAIYRRLPTWGTEGGFEML is encoded by the coding sequence ATGAATCTGATCCCCCACGCGAAACCCAATGTAGTCCTGGCCGTCGGCAACAGCATGATGGGAGACGACGGTGCCGGCCCCCTGTTGGCCGAGTTGATGGAGCAAAGGCCGCTCGACGGCTGGGTTGCCATCAACGGCGGTTCCGCACCTGAAAATGTGGTGCATCAGGTACGCGCACTACGTCCTAAAAGGGTGGTGGTAGTCGATGCCACAGATATGGGGCTGGCTCCTGGCGAAATCCGTATCGTCGATCCCGATGACATCGCCGAGATGTTCATCATGAGTACGCATAACATGCCACTTAACTTCATGATTGATCAGTTACGTGAAGATATTGATGAGGTGATTTTTCTCGGCATTCAGCCGGATTTGGTGGCGTTTTATTTTCCGATGACGGAGAGCGTGACACAGGCGGTACAGGCGATTTACCGCCGGTTACCAACCTGGGGAACGGAGGGAGGTTTTGAGATGCTCTGA
- the fdhF gene encoding formate dehydrogenase subunit alpha yields MKNVITVCPYCASGCKINLVVDNGRIIKAEGANGVTNQGELCLKGYYGWDFVHDTKILTPRLKTPMIRRERGGKLESVSWEEAIEFASSRLLAIKEKYGPNAIMTTGSSRGPGNEANYIMQKFARATVGTNNIDCCARVUHGPSVAGLQRSVGNGAMSNSIVEIEDTQCIFIFGYNAADSHPIVARRILKAKEKGAKIIVCDPRYIETARIADIHLPLRNGSNIALLNALAYVIIEENLYDQAFVDHHAEQFDAYRAIVADYPPESVEKTTGLKAQQIRETARMYAAAPTATILWGMGVTQFYQGVETVRSLTSLAILTGNLGKPNVGVNPVRGQNNVQGACDMGALPNTLPGYFQVTDAAARERFANAWGIKAMPAEIGYALSEVPHNIDHGKLKAHYIMGEDPLQTEPDLATIRRTFEKLELLIVQDIFMTKTASIADVIFPATSWGEHEGVYTAADRGFQRFYKAVEPVGDVKTDWQIISLMSTAMGYPMHYNNTQEIWDELRELCPMYYGATYEKMADLAYIQWPCPTLDHPGTSYLYEGGTFSTPSGKAELYTCEWAPPIDQISDEFPLVLATVREVGHYSCRSMTGNCKALVALADEPGYVQINTEDAARRGIEDQALVWVRSRQGKVMTRANVSERPNKGAIYMTYQWWIGACNELVAENLSPITKTPEYKYCAVQIEAIKDQAQAEHYVQQEYSKIKQRLREAAEG; encoded by the coding sequence ATGAAAAATGTCATCACGGTCTGCCCCTATTGCGCCTCAGGTTGCAAAATCAATCTGGTGGTAGACAACGGCAGGATCATCAAAGCCGAAGGTGCAAATGGCGTGACTAATCAGGGCGAATTATGCCTGAAAGGCTATTACGGCTGGGATTTCGTTCACGATACCAAGATCCTGACCCCGCGGCTGAAAACACCGATGATCCGCCGTGAACGGGGTGGGAAACTGGAATCAGTCTCTTGGGAAGAAGCCATTGAGTTCGCCAGTTCACGCTTGCTCGCCATCAAGGAGAAATACGGCCCGAATGCGATTATGACGACCGGCTCCTCTCGTGGCCCCGGTAACGAAGCCAACTATATTATGCAAAAATTTGCGCGCGCCACCGTCGGTACCAATAATATCGACTGTTGCGCGCGCGTCTGACACGGCCCCTCGGTTGCAGGTCTGCAGCGATCGGTCGGTAACGGCGCCATGAGTAACTCAATCGTCGAGATTGAGGATACCCAATGTATTTTTATCTTCGGCTATAACGCCGCAGATTCTCATCCTATCGTCGCTCGCCGTATTCTTAAGGCGAAGGAGAAAGGAGCCAAGATTATTGTTTGCGATCCGCGTTATATCGAAACAGCGCGTATTGCAGATATCCACTTACCGTTGCGAAACGGTTCCAACATCGCCCTGCTTAATGCACTCGCCTATGTGATCATTGAGGAAAATCTCTACGACCAGGCGTTTGTTGACCATCATGCCGAGCAGTTCGACGCGTATCGCGCCATCGTGGCAGACTACCCGCCGGAATCGGTTGAGAAGACGACGGGCCTGAAGGCTCAGCAGATCCGCGAAACCGCCCGTATGTATGCCGCCGCGCCAACGGCGACCATTCTTTGGGGGATGGGCGTGACCCAGTTCTATCAAGGTGTAGAGACCGTGCGTTCGCTGACCAGCCTGGCTATTCTGACCGGCAATCTGGGCAAACCGAACGTGGGGGTAAACCCGGTGCGAGGGCAGAACAACGTTCAGGGTGCCTGCGACATGGGGGCATTGCCCAACACCTTGCCGGGGTATTTCCAGGTGACCGATGCCGCGGCGCGTGAAAGGTTCGCCAACGCCTGGGGGATCAAGGCCATGCCCGCCGAGATTGGCTATGCCTTGAGCGAGGTGCCGCACAATATCGACCACGGCAAACTCAAAGCGCACTACATCATGGGAGAGGACCCGCTGCAGACCGAACCGGACCTGGCGACCATCCGTAGAACCTTTGAGAAGCTGGAACTGTTGATCGTGCAGGATATCTTCATGACCAAAACCGCATCGATTGCCGACGTTATTTTCCCGGCAACCTCATGGGGCGAACATGAAGGCGTCTATACCGCTGCGGACCGAGGTTTCCAACGTTTCTATAAGGCCGTTGAACCGGTGGGGGATGTGAAGACGGACTGGCAGATCATCAGCCTGATGTCGACCGCCATGGGTTACCCGATGCACTACAACAACACGCAGGAAATCTGGGACGAACTGCGTGAATTATGCCCCATGTATTACGGTGCAACCTACGAGAAAATGGCGGATCTGGCCTATATTCAGTGGCCTTGCCCAACGCTGGATCATCCTGGTACTTCCTATCTGTACGAAGGTGGCACATTCTCAACGCCGAGCGGTAAAGCCGAACTGTATACCTGTGAGTGGGCCCCGCCTATCGATCAGATCAGCGATGAGTTCCCGCTGGTGTTAGCTACCGTGCGTGAAGTTGGCCATTACTCTTGCCGTTCAATGACCGGTAATTGCAAGGCGTTGGTCGCTTTGGCTGACGAACCTGGCTATGTGCAGATCAATACAGAAGATGCCGCACGCAGGGGCATTGAAGATCAGGCGCTGGTTTGGGTCCGTTCACGTCAGGGCAAGGTCATGACACGCGCCAATGTCAGCGAGCGGCCAAACAAAGGTGCGATCTATATGACGTACCAATGGTGGATCGGTGCCTGTAATGAACTGGTGGCCGAAAACCTGAGCCCGATAACCAAAACGCCAGAATATAAGTACTGTGCTGTGCAGATCGAAGCGATAAAGGATCAGGCGCAGGCAGAGCATTATGTTCAGCAGGAGTACAGCAAAATCAAGCAGCGCCTGCGTGAGGCTGCCGAAGGCTGA
- a CDS encoding carbonic anhydrase produces the protein MQHIIEGFLNFQKEIFPQRKELFRSLASSQNPKALFISCSDSRLVPELVTQQEPGQLFVIRNAGNIVPSFGPEPGGVSATIEYAVVALGVTDIVICGHSNCGAMKAIASCQCLDPMPAVAHWLRYADAAKAVVEKKTWSNEDDKVNAMVQENVIAQLNNIKTHPSVAVGLRNNALRLHGWVYDIESGVIRTLDKNTKTFVSLSDNPQVCFE, from the coding sequence ATGCAACATATCATTGAGGGTTTCCTCAACTTTCAGAAAGAGATTTTCCCTCAGCGTAAGGAACTCTTCCGCAGTTTGGCATCAAGCCAGAATCCCAAAGCGCTTTTTATTTCCTGCTCAGACAGCCGTCTGGTGCCAGAACTGGTCACGCAACAGGAACCGGGGCAGCTTTTTGTGATTCGTAATGCTGGCAACATCGTCCCGTCTTTCGGTCCAGAGCCAGGCGGCGTTTCAGCCACCATCGAATATGCCGTCGTCGCACTTGGCGTCACAGATATTGTGATTTGCGGCCATTCCAATTGCGGCGCCATGAAAGCGATCGCCTCTTGCCAGTGTCTGGACCCCATGCCAGCCGTCGCCCACTGGTTACGCTACGCAGACGCCGCCAAAGCGGTAGTAGAAAAGAAAACCTGGAGCAATGAAGATGATAAAGTGAATGCCATGGTGCAAGAAAACGTCATTGCCCAACTGAACAATATCAAAACCCATCCTTCGGTCGCCGTGGGGCTGCGTAATAACGCGCTGCGTCTGCATGGTTGGGTCTACGATATCGAAAGCGGTGTTATCCGCACGCTGGATAAAAACACCAAAACCTTCGTATCACTGTCTGATAATCCGCAGGTGTGCTTCGAATAA
- a CDS encoding succinylglutamate desuccinylase/aspartoacylase family protein, whose protein sequence is MKKIMMLAGLLIGALNVQAATVYTGDKIEGYPVISKLDVDDLEAGKVYRFMFQGASNGIGQHWYVPVLVAKGAQPGPKLGLQAAVHGDELNGTRVIQQVFEKLDPAALKGSVVGAVGANPSGMLANNRNWQLANDGGDMVDFNRIWPGKEKGNAAEQHAWLLWNNLWAGNASLFVDMHTQSRGTEYPLFIYADYRNPQVKQIAELFPADQIKADPGEKGSVETTFVENNIPAITLEIGKPKLYQPELIARSLTGVHNLMIQQGMIAGTVGKTAKEQETFIGNELSSIRAEVGGFAEILVKVGDSVVKGQKVAVQRNAFGDILREYTAGHDGRVLAIGNDPLREPRALLVRILFHNPEPQCADGC, encoded by the coding sequence ATGAAGAAAATAATGATGTTGGCGGGGTTGCTGATTGGGGCGCTTAACGTCCAGGCAGCGACGGTTTATACCGGAGATAAAATTGAGGGGTATCCAGTCATCAGCAAGCTGGATGTCGACGATCTGGAAGCCGGAAAGGTGTATCGCTTCATGTTTCAAGGGGCGAGCAACGGGATCGGCCAGCATTGGTATGTGCCGGTTCTGGTTGCCAAAGGGGCACAGCCAGGCCCTAAGCTGGGGTTGCAAGCGGCGGTGCATGGCGACGAACTCAACGGCACCCGGGTGATACAACAGGTGTTTGAAAAGCTGGATCCGGCAGCGTTGAAGGGCAGTGTGGTGGGCGCTGTAGGGGCGAACCCCTCCGGTATGCTGGCCAATAACCGAAACTGGCAGTTAGCCAATGACGGCGGTGATATGGTCGATTTTAACCGCATCTGGCCGGGCAAAGAGAAAGGCAATGCCGCCGAACAGCATGCCTGGCTGTTATGGAATAATTTGTGGGCAGGTAATGCCAGCCTGTTTGTCGATATGCACACGCAGAGCCGGGGCACCGAGTATCCGCTGTTCATCTATGCGGATTATCGTAACCCGCAGGTGAAGCAAATCGCCGAGCTGTTCCCGGCGGATCAAATCAAAGCCGATCCTGGTGAAAAAGGCTCTGTAGAAACCACGTTCGTGGAAAACAATATCCCTGCCATTACACTCGAAATTGGCAAGCCGAAGCTCTACCAACCTGAACTGATCGCCCGCAGTTTAACAGGGGTGCATAACCTGATGATTCAACAAGGTATGATCGCCGGAACCGTAGGGAAAACGGCTAAAGAGCAAGAAACCTTTATCGGCAATGAGTTGAGTTCGATTCGTGCAGAAGTGGGCGGGTTTGCCGAGATCCTGGTTAAAGTGGGGGACTCAGTGGTCAAAGGGCAGAAAGTGGCGGTTCAACGGAATGCCTTTGGTGACATCCTTCGTGAGTATACTGCTGGCCACGATGGCAGAGTGTTGGCGATAGGCAACGATCCGCTGCGTGAGCCCAGGGCGCTGCTGGTACGTATCCTGTTCCACAATCCGGAACCACAGTGCGCTGATGGCTGCTAA
- a CDS encoding prepilin peptidase translates to MLMDFTVAFPHLWLGIVAVLGATVGSFLNVVIYRLPVMLEKRWQHEALLQLAQPLPEPMPRFDLLLPRSCCPYCQHPITAKDNIPLLSFLVLKGKARCCGEPIPWRYPLVEVALAVMFVLAALVFPLGSTLLGAWILFSFLLALAVIDHHTQLLPDALTLPLMWLGLLFNLQGHFVALEQATIGAVAGYISLWTVFWLFKLATGKEALGYGDFKLLAALGAWLGWQALPHVILVAAASGLLFVLALRRVAKEDLNQPLAFGPWLALAGAVNMFIPWVF, encoded by the coding sequence ATGTTAATGGATTTTACTGTCGCTTTTCCCCATCTCTGGCTGGGTATCGTGGCGGTGTTGGGCGCTACGGTGGGGAGCTTCCTGAATGTGGTGATCTACCGATTGCCGGTGATGTTGGAAAAACGCTGGCAGCATGAGGCACTCCTGCAACTGGCACAGCCTTTACCTGAGCCCATGCCACGCTTTGATCTGCTATTACCGCGTTCTTGTTGCCCCTATTGCCAGCACCCCATTACGGCGAAGGACAATATACCGCTATTGAGTTTTCTGGTGTTAAAGGGCAAGGCGCGTTGCTGCGGAGAGCCTATCCCATGGCGCTATCCGCTGGTTGAAGTGGCATTAGCGGTGATGTTCGTCTTGGCTGCACTCGTATTTCCGCTGGGGAGCACTTTGCTCGGGGCCTGGATATTGTTCTCTTTCTTGCTGGCATTGGCGGTGATTGATCATCACACCCAACTGCTGCCGGATGCCCTGACGTTGCCACTGATGTGGCTCGGGCTGTTGTTTAATCTTCAGGGGCATTTTGTCGCGTTGGAACAGGCGACGATAGGGGCTGTAGCCGGGTATATCTCCCTCTGGACGGTGTTTTGGCTATTCAAGCTGGCAACCGGTAAAGAGGCACTGGGTTACGGTGATTTTAAATTACTGGCGGCGTTGGGCGCCTGGTTAGGGTGGCAAGCGTTGCCGCATGTGATTCTGGTGGCGGCAGCCAGTGGGCTGCTGTTTGTGCTGGCACTGCGTAGGGTGGCGAAAGAAGATCTTAATCAACCGCTGGCATTTGGCCCATGGCTCGCGTTGGCGGGGGCGGTCAATATGTTTATACCCTGGGTCTTTTAA
- a CDS encoding type II secretion system protein N, with protein sequence MSAKAKKAALLLACYLLMLGANAPAQVLQTFMPKEMKAGYFSGSLWQGSVHQLSWRNVVLEQLNWRLTFSSWLPAIRVELQDPQHLQGGGVLRGWRSLQLYDWQLSVPADFVRQQLSLPLPVSAQGRLKLRLQQGELTPRGCQRLEGGMLNWQPALLTTPLGPLELVNVQGQLSCDGKGALRVALKQDSAHLSLSGRGTVGGDGRYQFSGQVRSGPVLPDAMKPLLNQLGRANAQGQIAWQVQGQL encoded by the coding sequence ATGAGCGCTAAGGCGAAAAAGGCCGCGCTGTTACTGGCTTGTTATCTCCTGATGCTTGGCGCAAACGCGCCGGCACAGGTGTTACAAACGTTTATGCCAAAAGAGATGAAGGCCGGATACTTTTCCGGTTCCTTATGGCAGGGGAGTGTACACCAGCTCAGCTGGCGTAACGTCGTGCTGGAACAACTGAACTGGCGGCTCACTTTTTCCTCTTGGCTGCCCGCGATAAGGGTTGAACTACAGGATCCACAACATCTTCAGGGGGGAGGTGTTCTGCGCGGTTGGCGCAGCCTTCAACTGTATGACTGGCAGCTCTCTGTTCCAGCCGATTTTGTGAGACAGCAGTTATCGTTGCCTTTACCTGTCAGCGCTCAGGGTAGGCTAAAGCTGCGGTTACAGCAGGGGGAGCTGACGCCTCGTGGTTGCCAGCGTCTCGAGGGGGGCATGCTCAATTGGCAGCCGGCGCTGTTGACGACGCCGTTGGGGCCCTTGGAACTGGTCAATGTGCAAGGCCAATTGAGCTGCGATGGCAAAGGGGCTTTGAGGGTGGCGTTGAAGCAAGACTCTGCTCATCTGAGCCTGTCGGGGCGCGGCACGGTAGGGGGGGATGGGCGATATCAATTCAGCGGTCAGGTACGCAGCGGGCCGGTGTTACCTGATGCGATGAAGCCGCTGCTGAATCAGTTGGGCAGAGCCAACGCTCAAGGCCAGATAGCCTGGCAGGTTCAGGGACAGTTGTAG
- the gspM gene encoding type II secretion system protein GspM, with amino-acid sequence MNELKRRWRQLSLREQGLVLGCCALVIVSLCYSLLWLPWQQQASQWQRTIAREKSTVEWMLQQAPRLRQQGSRPAVDISQSLSATVAQSAAARKMNITRLQPQGERLAVTLEPSDFNTLMQWLTQLEQQHRVRIVALEVAMRPEQPGWVTVNKLTLERHDER; translated from the coding sequence ATGAATGAACTCAAACGCCGCTGGCGGCAGCTCAGTCTGCGGGAACAAGGCTTGGTGTTGGGATGTTGCGCACTGGTCATTGTGAGCCTGTGTTACTCCCTGCTGTGGTTGCCCTGGCAGCAACAGGCAAGCCAGTGGCAGCGTACCATTGCCCGCGAAAAGAGTACGGTGGAATGGATGTTGCAGCAGGCACCGCGCTTGCGCCAGCAGGGGAGCCGGCCAGCCGTGGATATCTCCCAGAGTTTATCGGCTACGGTGGCACAGAGTGCCGCCGCCAGGAAAATGAACATCACCCGCCTGCAACCGCAAGGAGAGCGGCTGGCGGTCACGTTGGAACCCAGCGATTTTAATACGTTGATGCAGTGGCTTACTCAGTTGGAACAGCAACATCGCGTGCGCATTGTGGCACTAGAGGTAGCGATGCGTCCCGAACAACCGGGGTGGGTGACGGTAAATAAACTGACGCTGGAGCGTCACGATGAGCGCTAA
- the gspL gene encoding type II secretion system protein GspL produces MIRNGKPRAQARLIVRLPSDETQPIWWYFASADGHQQGHLASGESDSTLASLLATYPAWVLVPASEFVFHRVTLPRRARRQSQQVLPFMLEEQLATDVERLHFAILHQSGEVCDVAVVDKSLMQQWISHCERLGVQIQTLQPDVLMLPLSADGWSAVSFNDQWLFRREKYAGMIVESSWLAEFLAAWTPPVIESYSVVPAAMASLCAWHVHPARDLLQLAAEGEHDSGVDLRQGEFARSSRWRMRLRPWRSVMMALMGYVLLLCADAGLSHYRLWQQAEQWRQESVRLYQQLFPSEKNVINPRVQMQQHLQQLQPIDQGGVVVQMRQLQQLTTENPTIRIQALSYDASRKVLNVDVHAASFQALEQFQIGAGRRYQVQPGEIKQHPTGVESRLTLGIKDE; encoded by the coding sequence TTGATACGAAACGGAAAGCCCCGTGCGCAAGCCCGCTTGATAGTGCGTTTACCCAGTGATGAAACGCAGCCGATCTGGTGGTATTTCGCATCGGCGGACGGTCACCAGCAAGGGCATTTGGCCAGCGGGGAGAGCGATAGCACATTGGCGAGCCTGCTTGCCACTTACCCTGCGTGGGTATTGGTACCGGCCAGCGAGTTCGTTTTCCATCGTGTGACGCTTCCCCGCCGCGCCAGACGTCAGAGCCAGCAGGTGTTGCCGTTTATGCTGGAGGAACAACTGGCGACGGATGTTGAACGGTTGCATTTTGCTATTTTGCATCAAAGCGGTGAGGTATGCGACGTTGCGGTCGTTGACAAAAGCCTGATGCAACAATGGATTTCCCATTGTGAACGCCTGGGTGTGCAGATCCAGACCCTTCAGCCTGATGTGCTGATGTTGCCGTTGTCTGCCGACGGTTGGAGTGCCGTCAGCTTCAATGATCAATGGCTGTTTCGCCGGGAGAAATATGCCGGCATGATCGTGGAATCTTCTTGGTTAGCGGAATTTTTGGCTGCGTGGACACCGCCGGTGATTGAAAGCTACTCGGTTGTGCCTGCCGCAATGGCCAGCCTCTGCGCGTGGCATGTTCATCCCGCGCGCGATTTGCTGCAATTGGCGGCAGAAGGGGAACATGATAGCGGCGTCGATCTGCGTCAGGGCGAATTCGCCCGCTCCAGCCGCTGGCGCATGCGCTTACGCCCCTGGCGATCGGTCATGATGGCATTAATGGGGTATGTACTGCTGCTGTGTGCCGACGCCGGGCTGTCCCATTACCGGCTGTGGCAGCAGGCTGAACAGTGGCGGCAGGAGAGTGTGAGGCTCTACCAACAGCTGTTTCCGTCAGAAAAAAACGTGATCAATCCGCGTGTACAGATGCAGCAGCATTTGCAGCAATTACAGCCTATCGATCAGGGCGGTGTCGTGGTGCAGATGCGTCAACTACAGCAACTGACGACGGAGAACCCGACAATCCGTATTCAGGCACTCTCTTATGACGCCAGTCGTAAAGTGTTGAACGTCGATGTACACGCGGCCTCTTTTCAGGCGTTGGAACAGTTTCAGATCGGCGCTGGGCGGCGTTATCAGGTGCAACCTGGCGAGATTAAACAGCATCCGACAGGGGTAGAAAGCCGACTGACTCTGGGGATTAAAGATGAATGA
- the gspK gene encoding type II secretion system minor pseudopilin GspK, translating into MKGRQKGVALLVVLLILALMVTIAATIAERNGRTYLRTAAQLDRQQAKWYGRAAEALAIKILQRDALDSPNKTHLAQNWAQEERRFPVEGGEVLGQIVDGQACFNLNAINQGTTEGETALPYVAQVFVQLLKNLGEEPLRAEQVAAALRDWIDSDSEPGIGGAEDDVYMALESPYLPANQPMQDISELRTVSGVDASLYRRLLPYVCVLPTQTLAVNINTLSESQGPLLAALFLRELDSSVATRLLQQRPREGWGSTAAFLAQAALKDIDTAAARQLLTVKSDLFLARFTVLMGDTRYSLRSLLRKTGNRFQVVQRQYGLSMREEP; encoded by the coding sequence ATGAAGGGGCGGCAGAAAGGGGTTGCACTGTTGGTGGTGCTACTGATCCTGGCGCTGATGGTCACGATCGCCGCAACCATTGCCGAGCGAAATGGGCGTACCTATCTACGCACGGCAGCACAGTTGGATCGTCAACAGGCGAAATGGTATGGCCGCGCGGCGGAAGCACTGGCGATAAAAATCTTGCAGCGAGATGCGTTGGACTCACCCAACAAAACGCATCTGGCACAGAACTGGGCGCAGGAAGAGCGCCGGTTCCCGGTAGAAGGGGGCGAAGTGCTGGGGCAAATTGTCGATGGTCAGGCCTGTTTTAATCTCAACGCGATTAATCAAGGGACAACGGAGGGGGAGACCGCTCTGCCTTACGTGGCTCAGGTTTTTGTGCAGTTACTGAAAAATCTGGGTGAGGAACCGCTGCGAGCCGAGCAGGTGGCTGCCGCCTTGCGTGATTGGATCGACAGTGACAGTGAACCGGGCATCGGTGGGGCGGAAGATGACGTCTATATGGCGCTGGAAAGCCCCTATTTGCCCGCGAACCAACCTATGCAGGATATCAGCGAGTTGCGCACCGTTTCTGGCGTGGATGCCAGCCTTTATCGGCGTCTTTTACCTTACGTTTGCGTGCTGCCGACACAAACACTGGCGGTTAACATCAATACGCTGAGTGAGTCTCAAGGGCCATTACTGGCGGCGCTATTTCTCAGGGAGCTTGATTCAAGCGTGGCCACCCGATTGTTACAACAACGTCCGCGCGAAGGGTGGGGAAGTACGGCGGCATTTTTGGCGCAGGCCGCCCTGAAGGACATTGATACTGCGGCGGCCAGACAACTGCTGACGGTCAAGAGTGACCTGTTTTTAGCCCGCTTTACTGTGCTGATGGGGGATACACGCTACAGCCTGCGTAGCCTGTTGCGCAAAACCGGTAACCGCTTTCAGGTGGTGCAGCGGCAGTATGGATTAAGCATGAGGGAGGAGCCTTGA